AGATGTCTGTCGACTCTCCACTAGTCGAGTTTTGCTTAGAGCCTTAAACAGCTCCTCTTCAATAGTATTGTTTGTGTTCTCCTGGCTGGCAAAGCCCTGATATCCCCAGCCCAGGTAGGCTACCTTCAGTGCCACGTGTCTCCGGCCATAGGCACTAAAGTCAAATGGTCGTAGCTGACGCTTCTTAGTCTTGCCAGTTGTTGGAAGGCAGCCTCCTGTGTCTGTGGTCTCCTTGCTCTCTAGAAGTCTTTCTTGTAATCTCTGCACAGTCTCTTCCAGTTCCTGGACCCTCTTCAATAGCTTCTCTGTTTCTGTACAATCTTTAGCCATATTGAGAATCCCTACAAAAAGGAGCAACATGAGCACTTAGCATTTTATCTACAGAAGAAGGGCATGAGAGAATCTTTCCGGTAATAACTGCAGAAGTATTCAGATTTGGGATCCGTTACCCAACCTTCTGCATTTATTTTCCACATAGCATGTTTAGGCTTCATAGCTTTTCAGGATTGAGCAGTTAGTAAATGTATGAAAACAGGCACTAACtaatctaatgcagtggttcccaaagtcctccttaggagagAACCACCTGAGGACTTGCACGAGTGGGAGggattgcagcaatgtgatccccagaattgtaCTGCTGCTAGGGAAAGGGGTTTTTTGGATACCTCAACGGGACTCCTGAAGCCTGGAAAATAAAATCATGATCAGAAATCATTTCCGGTTTCCAATcacaattttctttattttccagaCTTGGGGAGTCCTGTAGAGGTGAGGCCTCCTGCACCCCCATGGACCCCactgctggcttcaggtaagacAGAAACTCCCCCCCTCTTCCCAGCatatcctggggatcatgttgctgcaatcccccttccccatcccttaagggcccagacctaagtgcttccctgattggtgagttgtgacccaccagtttgggaaccactgatctaatctaTTGGGAATCTCTAACAGCTTTTGGAACCCCTAGATTACAGTCTGAAAGCTGCTGGTTACTCCTGTAGAAAGGGTAACCATGCTTTAATATTACTCTTTATGGTACACAACCTAGCTGGACACAGCATTTTGTTTTGGTTTCCAGATTAAGTGAAACACAAGCAAATGACATgcttaattttgttttttgttcttttcaaaGATGATACTACTCAATAAAGCTTCCTTTGGGTAGGCATAATGCATGCCTGGCTTAGACACAGTGCAATAATCaatatctctttctctctctctctctcctttcagaATTTGTTGTTGCACAAACGTAGGAAGTAATGGAAGCACTGATGGGACTAGATCGATATCGATGGTCCTCAATGAGTCGTGAAGACCAGATCAAAGAAGCTGCTATGGCCTTTATCCACCTTTGTGCAGAACAGGGAGCAGACAACCCAAGACAGCCTCGCATCCCTCCTCAGCTGGACCCCTACATAAGAGCCTCTGTAGCCTCTATGCCCAAGCCTAGGCTTCCTGCAACTATCAGGAATATTCAGGCAGAACCCGTCTTGCAACTCGAGATCCCTGAAGAGTTTTGTGTTGCTAGGAAACCTGTGATGAAAAGGAAGGTTCTGAGGCGAAGGCCTGATGGAGAAGTACAGGTGACGGATGAGTCTGTCATTAGTGAACCAGACTCTGTCAGTCCCAGTGACCCTGAGTACAGGGACCTCGGTCAAAGAATGTTCAAGCTGAATATCAGACCAGAGACTGAGGAGTCTGAAGAGGAATGTGAGCTAACTAGTTCCCCTGAGTCTGAGATTCCTTATTCTTGGAAAACAAGTGAGAGCCGCAGCTCTGCATCCTCCAAGCAGGACTTGATCATGTCTGGCCACCCAAAATCTTTCATATTACCAAGGCTAGATCAGCTGAGCCAAAACCGAATGAAGACAGACCGGGTCGCCCGTTACTTGGAGCATAAGCATGACTGGGAATCACTGAGGTTACCAGGAGAAGATCACAGGAAAGGTGTGCGCTGGAGTATCCGGGAACAGATGCTCTATAAGACAGAGTTCCCAGCAAGGGCTCGGCCTGTTTTTAGTCCCAACAACTACCTGGTGCCTACAGAGAAGAAGCGGTCTGCCCTGCGCTGGGGAATACGCTGTGACCTGGCAAAGGGTGTCATACCCAAGAATTCCTACTCCTCCTAGAAATCCAGTCTTTACAGCTTAGCATCACCCAGAGATTCAGCTGCTTTGAACAGGCAGCTAAGTTATGTAGTTTCCTTTTCCTGAGGGATGCTTGCTGAGGCAGAAGGGCCTGTCGCATGCCATTCGGCCCTGGATACAAGCACATGGTATCCATACTCTCCAATAATAAACAAGGTGGAAGATAAACCAAAGCCCCCTTTCAAGGGGAATATTCTTTATTTTGATTACTAGATCTTTTAAACCTGTTACTACTTCCTAAAGCAATGAACttcattgtgatgtcactttttaaaatgttttaatttctggatttgtggaataaaataaaaatttgtgaAATAAAACAATCCTTTCCCATTGCTCCATTTACTATTTCTGGGTTTTTTCTTAGGATTAGGAACGGAAAATAACCACTGTATACGATATAGTGGTTACTGGTTATATGGTGTCGTTAAGCATGAACCTCTAACAAATTTCAATGTTAAGAACACCCTGAACTGCATTTTGTATTTTATGATCTACAGACTTTTGGTGACCTTTCAACatgcccccctttccctgccctcataTCTATTTGCTTATCTTCTGCCTGATAAAGAATTCTGTAAAATTCAAaactagcctttttttttttttacttagttACTTTTGATCATTCCTaactggagcatcacctgccACTGGAGGTGGATTTTTCTGTTTACTGACCAACATAGCCATATATGATTTTAAGTAAGGGTACAGTTAGCTGACTACTACTACTTCTTGCATAAAACTTATACGCTTTGTAGCTTCCTCTTAGAGCTACTGGCAAGTCCATATCCTTTCACATTTCTTTATGCTTGATCTTAGATTATAAGCAAACGGCTTATACCAAATGACAAGGAACAGCAACTTGCTGCATTGCAGAACATACTTTTAGTGCAGTTTCCCAAGGGCCCAAACCTCCCTCATCCCTGCTCAGTTTAACATTACTTGAATCTTGGGTGACAAAATGCTGAACTcggttgctctctctctctctcacacacacacacac
The sequence above is a segment of the Tiliqua scincoides isolate rTilSci1 chromosome 11, rTilSci1.hap2, whole genome shotgun sequence genome. Coding sequences within it:
- the HYLS1 gene encoding centriolar and ciliogenesis-associated protein HYLS1; the protein is MEALMGLDRYRWSSMSREDQIKEAAMAFIHLCAEQGADNPRQPRIPPQLDPYIRASVASMPKPRLPATIRNIQAEPVLQLEIPEEFCVARKPVMKRKVLRRRPDGEVQVTDESVISEPDSVSPSDPEYRDLGQRMFKLNIRPETEESEEECELTSSPESEIPYSWKTSESRSSASSKQDLIMSGHPKSFILPRLDQLSQNRMKTDRVARYLEHKHDWESLRLPGEDHRKGVRWSIREQMLYKTEFPARARPVFSPNNYLVPTEKKRSALRWGIRCDLAKGVIPKNSYSS